One Anolis carolinensis isolate JA03-04 chromosome 4, rAnoCar3.1.pri, whole genome shotgun sequence DNA window includes the following coding sequences:
- the hmgcs2 gene encoding hydroxymethylglutaryl-CoA synthase, mitochondrial: MKMFRLFSHTKCFFQAKRALQRPLWPAQFTAVVQRGSFSTTSVRRQTETVPSWPKDVGILAMEVYFPSQYVDQTELEKYDGVDAGKYTVGLGQKQMGFCSAHEDINSLCLTVVQHLVERSQLSWNSIGRLEVGTETIIDKSKAVKTVLMQLFEDSGNTDVEGIDTTNACYGGTASLFNAADWVESSSWDGRYALVVCGDIAVYATGNARPTGGAGAVAMLVGPNAPLTLERGVRGTHMEHVYDFYKPDLASEYPMVDGPLSIQCYFRALDRCYATYRNKIENQWQKAGINKPCTLEDFQFMIFHTPFCKLVQKSLARMVLNDFLASPSANTESGIYKGLQEFRNVKLEETYSSKEVDKAFQKASQELFSQKTQPSLFLSARNGNMYTPSVYGCLASLLAQYSAQQLAGSRIGVFSYGSGLAASMFSLKVSQNYEAGSPLEKLVSSLSDLEVRLNSRKCVAPEKFAEIMKVREDTHHLVNHTPHGSKEDLFPGTWYIEQVDDKNRRKYARKTL; the protein is encoded by the exons ATGAAAATGTTCCGGCTTTTCAGCCACACCAAATGTTTCTTCCAGGCGAAACGGGCACTCCAGAGGCCACTGTGGCCAGCACAATTTACAGCAGTGGTGCAACGTGGCAG TTTCTCCACCACTTCTGTGCGTCGCCAGACCGAAACTGTCCCCTCTTGGCCCAAAGATGTTGGCATCCTTGCTATGGAAGTGTATTTCCCTTCCCAGTATGTAGACCAGACTGAATTGGAGAAATACGATGGTGTGGACGCAGGGAAATACACAGTGGGGCTAGGTCAGAAGCAAATGGGCTTCTGTTCAGCCCACGAGGACATTAATTCGTTGTGTCTGACTGTGGTGCAGCATCTGGTAGAGCGAAGCCAACTTTCCTGGAATTCTATTGGCCGACTGGAGGTTGGCACAGAGACAATCATTGACAAATCCAAAGCTGTCAAGACGGTTCTGATGCAGCTATTTGAAGACTCGGGAAACACCGATGTTGAGGGTATCGACACTACGAATGCCTGCTATGGAGGAACAGCCTCTCTTTTCAATGCAGCCGACTGGGTGGAATCCAGTTCCTGGGATG GACGCTATGCCTTGGTAGTTTGTGGTGATATTGCTGTCTATGCAACTGGAAACGCAAGACCAACAGGTGGAGCAGGAGCTGTGGCTATGCTGGTTGGACCAAATGCCCCGCTTACTTTAGAGAGAG GTGTACGTGGGACCCACATGGAACATGTCTATGACTTCTATAAGCCAGACTTAGCTTCTGAGTACCCTATGGTTGATGGACCACTCTCCATACAGTGCTACTTCCGAGCCCTGGATCGATGCTATGCCACATACAGGAACAAAATTGAAAATCAGTGGCAGAAAG CTGGGATAAACAAGCCTTGTACACTTGAAGATTTCCAGTTCATGATCTTCCACACCCCCTTCTGCAAACTGGTGCAGAAGTCCCTGGCACGGATGGTGCTGAATGACTTCCTCGCATCCCCCAGTGCTAACACTGAGAGTGGTATCTACAAGGGGCTACAGGAATTCAG AAATGTGAAGCTGGAAGAAACCTACTCCAGCAAGGAGGTGGACAAAGCCTTTCAAAAGGCTAGTCAGGAGCTGTTTAGCCAGAAGACACAGCCCTCCTTGTTCCTCTCTGCTCGCAATGGCAATATGTATACACCATCTGTATATGGCTGCCTCGCATCTCTCCTAGCACA GTACTCTGCTCAGCAGCTGGCTGGCTCCAGGATTGGCGTCTTCTCCTATGGCTCTGGACTAGCAGCCAGCATGTTCTCCCTGAAAGTGTCCCAAAATTATGAGGCAG GTTCTCCTCTGGAAAAACTGGTATCCAGTCTTTCAGATCTGGAAGTTCGGTTGAACTCTCGGAAATGTGTTGCTCCTGAGAAGTTTGCTGAGATCATGAAAGTGAGGGAGGACACTCATCATTTGG TGAACCACACTCCTCATGGGTCCAAGGAAGATTTGTTTCCAGGGACATGGTACATAGAGCAAGTGGATGACAAGAACCGCAGGAAGTATGCACGGAAAACACTCTAA